In Ostrea edulis chromosome 6, xbOstEdul1.1, whole genome shotgun sequence, a single window of DNA contains:
- the LOC130047041 gene encoding uncharacterized protein K02A2.6-like, with amino-acid sequence MFNKLSLIPHDEASLTLKNVKTGEENEIKFIIVPNSFQSLLGLKTIQQLGLVTVNQERFIAKIESSTNLDDLGEVSLMVDPSVKPKILPSRKIPLALKDHVKKDLDQLVDKGILVTVTKPTEWVSQMAVVQKSNGKFRICIDPQPLNVALQSEHYNLPTFDDVLPNLKNARMFSKLNVQEAFWHVRLDGKSSILTTMITPYGRYRWTRLSFGLCVSSEIFQRKLNEDQEGLEGTFTIIDDIIIASQGKLTRKP; translated from the coding sequence ATGTTTAATAAGTTAAGCCTCATACCCCATGATGAAGCCAGTTTGACTCTGAAAAATGTAAAaactggagaagaaaatgaaattaaattcatCATTGTGCCAAACTCATTCCAAAGCTTATTGGGTCTCAAAACGATCCAGCAACTTGGACTTGTAACTGTTAACCAGGAACGTTTCATTGCAAAGATAGAGTCTAGCACAAACCTTGATGATTTAGGAGAAGTTAGCTTAATGGTGGATCCAAGCGTAAAACCAAAAATTTTACCATCCAGAAAGATTCCGCTCGCTCTCAAGGACCATGTGAAGAAGGACCTTGACCAACTGGTTGATAAAGGAATTCTGGTAACGGTAACAAAACCAACCGAATGGGTTAGCCAAATGGCAGTGGTTCAGAAGTCAAATGGCAAATTCCGAATATGCATTGATCCTCAACCACTAAATGTTGCTCTGCAAAGCGAGCACTACAATCTACCAACTTTCGACGATGTCCTCCCAAATCTTAAAAATGCAAGAATGTTCAGCAAGTTAAATGTCCAGGAAGCATTCTGGCACGTGCGTCTCGATGGGAAATCAAGTATACTCACCACAATGATAACGCCGTATGGACGCTACCGTTGGACCCGTCTTTCTTTTGGACTCTGTGTATCCAGTGAAATCTTCCAGAGGAAACTAAACGAGGATCAGGAGGGACTCGAAGGAACATTCACAATTATTGATGACATCATTATAGCAAGTCAAGGAAAACTAACGAGGAAGCCTTAA